The sequence below is a genomic window from Pleurocapsa sp. PCC 7327.
CCTTAGACAATAGTCCCAAAGCCGTTGTCGATGAAGTTTGGCAACTGGTTAACAGCGAATTTGTAGACAAAGAGTTTAATCACCGCGATTGGCAAAAAAAGCGACAAGAGTTGCTGAGTAGGGACTATGCCAACCCAAAACAAGCATATAAAGCCATCCAGGACGCACTACAAGAATTAGGCGACCCCTACACTCGCTTTCTTGCCCCGGATGAATTCAAGATGTTGACCAGTCAAACCTCCGGAGAATTTACGGGCGTGGGCTTGCGGCTGGCAGTCGATAAGCGAACCAGCGACCTGATCGTCATCGAACCAATTAAAAATTCTCCTGCTATGAAAGCAGGGATTAAACCAGGTGACAGAATTTTAAGAATTAATGGCAAACCGACTGCTTTGATGAGCCTGGAAGAAGCATCAAAAGAACTAGAAGGCGAAGTCGGCTCCCAAGTCAACCTGCAAGTAGCTCAAAAGGACAAAGGAATTGTTGACGTATCGCTGACTCGCGTCGAGATGGAAGTTCCGTCGGTCAGCTATAATCTCAGACAAGAGGGTCAGATTAAGGTTGGCTATATCAAAATTGACGATTTCAGCTCCCATGCGGCAGAGCAAACCAAGCAGGCGATCGAAGACCTGGGCAAACAACAAGTAAAAGGATATGTTCTGGACTTGCGGGGCAATCCAGGCGGACTGCTGTTTGCCAGCGTGGATATCGCGCGGATGTGGATGGAAAAAGGCGATATCGTGCATATCATCGATCGCCAGGGCGGCGATCGCAAAACCTCAGCCAACGGCACGGCGTTGACCAATCTTCCTCTTGTCGTCCTAGTAGATGACCGTTCGGCGAGTGCCAGCGAGATCCTAGCCGGGGCACTCAAAGAAAATAAACGAGCTACTGTAGTCGGAACTACTACTTATGGCAAAGGAACGGTGCAATCCGTCCACGAACTCTCCGATGGGTCGGGTTTAGCCGTGACGGTGGCGCGTTACTATCCGCCCAGCATGACCGACATCAATCACAAGGGCATCAAGCCAGATATTAATCTAGACTTGACCATGGAGCAACAACTACGTCTGAAAAACGATCCATCGCTGATGGGAACGGGTGCCGATCCTCACTACGAACGAGCAGTTAGCGTTCTGAGAACCCACAATCTCAGTCGAAATAATCCTTCATCGCCCCAACCGATGAGCAGTCGCTAGGAAAAAGTCGGATTCTCAGGACAAAGTTCAAAGGGCGCGCTCGCTCGAACTGGGGATGGCGGAGCAAGGAATTATTATCTGAGTGGGCGTATCCTCATTCAAGATCTCGTCTTCATCAAAAAGAGCTTCATTTGAGGGATCTTCAATGATGGTTTGCGCCTCCAAGATGTTTTCGAGCAAAACCTCCTTCTCCGACATCTCCTCAGTCAAGGTATCTTCGGTCAAAGTATCGCTTGCGCCGCTTGAGCGATCGCAGCGGATGTAATTTTCTGGATAGCTTTGTGTAAACGGAGATTCCGACTGGCGATCGGGACACAAATATTTCAAGAAAAATTCTAGGGTAGTCGGTTTGAGCCATCCTTTGAGGACTGCTAGCGCCCCCAATCGCAATCCGATCTGTCCTTGTTCGGAAAGCAGTAGGTGAATCTGTTCTTCATCTAACAATCCCGCTGCCCTGAGATAGTAGCCTAGCGGCATTTGCTGTTTCTGCTGGAGTAGGGCGGGCCACTGCTGGACGAAGAAGTCAGCCGTTTCCTGTTTGAGCCATCCTCTTAACGCCAAGATTTCTCCAATTCTGAGATCTCGATAGCAAGTTTGATCTTGCAGCGCTAGCTCGATCTGCGAGGCTGACACCAGATCGGCTTCTTGCAAAATGTTGCCTAACGGCTTGCTAGAAGGTAACTGGGGTACAATAATGCAAGGCTCAGAGACGATAAGACGAGTTTCGGACATACAAAACACCAGAGTAGACCTTGGGGCAAGGCTTCAAAATTATTTTTCCCACTTCTTAAGAAAATCTTATCTTTGAGAAACCGTCAGAGGAGCGATCGCGATCGTTATCTAGGTGCGATCTCAAGCGCGATCGCCGCTTTTCTATCTTTAAAAGCTTCTCAAGAGGCTAGATCTGCTCGATGATGCTTGATAATCTAGATCGAGCATCGATAGGAAACGAAATGTGAGGAGGAAAGGCAGTCTTGAGCTATAAACTACCCATAGCTGCTGCGAGCATTGCGATCGCTCTGGGCACAATAGGACAACTACCAGTCGGGGCGACGACCTTAAATTTTGACGAACTGGTTATCTTTGGAGACAGTACTTCCGACGTAAATAATTTCTATAACCTCTCTGGGGGAGCTGAAGGGTCTTTCCTCCAACCCCCATTTTACGCACAAGGACGGTTTTCTAACGGTCCAATCTGGGTCGAATACCTTGCCCAAGACCTAAATTTCACACCGGAAACTATCGATAATTTTGCCCTCGGCGGTTCCACATCGGGCAGCAGTAACATCGGCTTTCCTGGAATACCGGCTGGGTTAGAACAGCAGATCGATCTTTATACAGCGCTATTGCTAGGTCAACCTGCCAATCCCAACGCCTTATACACCTTGTGGGCTGGGAACAACGATTATTTCCTGCGCTTAAACGATCTTCCCACTCGTCCCCAACAACAAAGAGCGCTCGTTGAAGCAACCGTGGGGAATCTATCCGATGCCCTAACAACGCTTGCCAGTCTTGGTGCCGGTAATATTCTAGTCCCCAACTTAGCAGACTTGAGCGATACGCCACTCGGTCGGAGCACTAGCCCTCGGAGCCAAAACACTCTTAGTCAGATAATTAGAAGACATAATCAAAGACTATCCAGAGAACTGAGAAGGTTAAGCCGACAGTTTTCAGAAACGAACTTTATTGCTTTTGATGTCAACGCTTTATTGAACGATGCCACAAACAGACCAGAAAAGTTTGGTTTGACTAATGTAACCGAAAGTTGTACTAATATTAACCTCTATCAACCTCCCTCAATCCTCGATCCGAGCCAACTGACAATCTGCAATAGTCCACAGACTTACTTGTTCTGGGATAGCGTGCATCCGACGAAGACGGCTCATAAGATCGTTGCCGACTCTGCCTTAGCAACTCTCGCCTCAGAACTAGACGACGAATTGACAACTGCCTCTGCTATCGAACTAGCTTCAGCTCCACTAGCGGTGTCGGCTGAGGCGGATGAGGATATTGTTTCTGGCGCGAGATCTGTAAGTGGCGATCGCGTTTCCGTTCCCGAATCCAATGCGACGATGGGGTTAATCGCTTTCAGCGCTTTGGGGGGACTCTGTGTCTGGAGGCTTCGGAAAACAACAGTTAGATAAGGTTAACTCATAGCGGTTCTCTTTTAGATAGGTGGGGACGTAACTGATAAATCGCGCTCCCCTAAAGGATTCTTCTTATTCTCAAGAAAAATTTTAGAAGGACTTGACACTCTATAGCGATTAGCTGCTACTATAAACAAGGCGATATCGTTGGGGTGTAGCCAAGCGGTAAGGCAGCGGGTTTTGGTCCCGCCATTCCTAGGTTCGAATCCTAGCACCCCAGTGTAAAAATAAATAGACTTGCAAATTGGTATTATTCATTCTGGGTTGCGATCGCACGATATCGATCTTATCCACGTCCATAATGCCAACCGAATTGCAGGCATCCCAGCAAACGGATTCGTAGTATTCGAGCGACAATAACCAAACAATTGTCAATTCGCACTCATCAAGCTCTAATTGCCAATTGCTGCTCTCGCTTCCTCAACCCAAGGCAAACGCCCGTATTTTAGATAGAAACCTGCTAGCATCAACAAGGCAATCCCAATTGTTCCCAATCCCATATAGTTTGGTGCCCAGAATACGACTTCAATGGTATTGATTTGACCGGGTTGAAGGTGCCAGATTAGCTGATTTTTTGTCTCGCCGACTTCTGGAGTCAAGAAATTATTTTCCGTAGTGCGTGCGCCCCAAGGGGTATTTAAAGCCAATTCTAAATCGATCAAAGACCCAGGACTGACAATGATATTTCCCTGCTTGGAGAGAACGCCTAGAGCGCGTAAATCGACGTTTAGATTTAATTTATTGCGTTCCACAATCAGCCAATTATTTTGCTGTACGAACATTTGAGAATTTAGCTGCACTAAGTCGAGCGTTTCGCTTGCGACCGTCCCAGAAGGGACTTGCTCGTCAGCCTTAAAAAATTGGTTAAACTTTTTCGCGAGTTCCTGTCCGTTCCCAAAGGGAATCGTGACGACAATCTCTTGCGGGGAAATCCGTTCGGTTTTTCCCTGCAATTGTTCGGCTCGTCGTTCTATGCTATTCAACCACTTAATTGCTTCCGAACCGCCTAGCGTAGTTAGTTGTTGTTCTAATTTGATGTGTTGAACGATTTCTCCGCGATGCTGATGATCGAAGTTAATGCCTACTTCATAGCGAACGCAACCTGTTAGTAATGTTAAAAGGCACAAGACAAAAGGCAAAAGCAATCTAAATGGATTTTTTCTTATCTTCTTTTCTGTCTTCATTGGTTGTTTGTCATTAATCATTGGTCATTGGTCATTAGTCTCTTGTTTCCCCTACTTCCCCCACTCCTTCTCCTCCGCCGTCCGTCCTCATCCCTTCTCTCTAGTCTTCTTCTAAATCTTCGTTACTCGCGGCGCTGCCGCCACCAACAGTTACTAAGTCAATTTGCTGGCGGTAGTAATCGACGCTTTTTACTTCTACTTCGACTTCATCTCCCAGACGATAGGCGATGCGATTTTTGCGTCCCACCAAACAGCTATGGCGAGAACGATATTCGTACCAGTCGTCTTTGAGCGAGCTAACGTGAACCAATCCTTCGACTAACAGGTCTTCTATTTCGACGAAGAAGCCATAGGATTGCACTCCGGTGATTAAGCCCCGGAAAACCTGTCCGGTGCGTTCCTTCATTTTTTCGGCTTTCTTTAAGCCTTGGAGGTCTTTTTCTGCATCCTCGGCGAGTTTTTCTCTATCGTTGAGGTGAGAGACGATCGCGTGCAATTCTTCTTCTAGCTTTTCTTGGGTTTGAGGAGGCAAAACGTTCCAGTTGATTTTCCCGTGAGAGGTGCTGCTGCCGAGATTAACGCCTGTTTTTGCTTGTTTCTGACGGCGATCGCGTCCTTCTGTCAATACCGTCTTCAGGACTCTCTGGACTAACAAATCGGCATAGCGCTGTCCCGGCGAAAGACAATGAGTATAGCAATCCTTGTAGGCTAGTCCGAAATGAGGCGCGGGATGGCTGCTGTATTTGGCTGACTTGAGCGTCGATAGCAACAAATGATTCAAGATTCTAACACAAGGCGCTTTCGAGAATGCCTGGGTCAAATTTTGATAGTCGCGGGAAGTAATCTCCTCATCAGATTCTAAGCGTTGGTCTAATCCCAGATTGTTCGCCAATTTCAGGACATCTTCCAATTCATCCCAATCTGGTTCCGGCTGGGCGCAGTAAATTCCGGGTACGCCGAGGGCAAAGAGGTGATCGGCTACCGCTTTTCCTGCCAATACCGTTAACTCGGTCAACAGAGAACGAACTGGCAGGGAGGAAGACACCAGAATGGCACCGATTCTTCCCTCATCTTTATAAGGGCATGACGTTTCTGAAAGAATCTCAAAGCTGCCTCGCTGGATTCTTTGAGCTTTGATTAGAGGGCTGAGATTAAAAAATAGCTGCTTGAGGCGATCGACGACCTCTGCCATCTCCGGTTCGATCACTTCTGGATTGTTGAGCAAAGACTGCACCTGCTGGTAACTGAGTTGGTGGTCTACGCTAATAACGGTAGGTAAAGTTTCATATTCAAGCAGTTGACCCGTCTCGTCGAAGGTCATTAGGACTGAGATAGCTAGCCGATTTTCATCTGGAGCAAACGAACACAGACGAGTGACGGCTTCTGGAAACAGGGGCAGGACTTTTTGTCCGAGATATATTGCCGTGCCGCGCTTTTTGGCTGCTTTATCCAAGGGAGAATCCGGTTCGATATAGTGAGCAACATCGCTGATGTGAATGCCTAACTGCCACTTTTTCCCTCTCAGTTTTTCGAGGGTGAAAGCATTTTCTATAAAGGGGGGATGGTCTCTTTCTATGTATTCTTCTATGGTGAAGGTCAGTAACTTTCTTAGGTCTTTCCGTTTTTTGATTTCGGCTGATATGGAGGCTTCTGACAGTTGCTCTGCTGCTTTGAGGACTTCTGGCATAAAGGTTTGGGGCAGGTCGTGCTTGCAGCAAACGATATCCGTATCTGCGGCAGCTTCTGCATCGCTTCCCAGGATGCGGGTCACTTTTCCCAGTGGTCCGTATTGTCCGATAGGATAGCGCACCACCGAGACGTGAACGAGATGATTGACGGCTTCTTCTAGATTGTTGCCATTCTGTTTGAGGTCTAACTCGAACAAAAGTCGGTCGTCTAGGGGAACGGCACGGTATTTGCTATCATCCCGCTTTACTTGCGCTAGCAGCGAAGGGTTGGCTCTTTCTAAGATGAGCTTGACTTCTCCTTCCGGAGAGCGACGGCGACTGCCTTCTTTGATGATTTTAACGAGGACGCGATCGCCATTCCAGGCATTGCTGAGATGGCTTTCTCTAACGTAAATATCGTCGGCATCTTCATCGTCTTGGATGGCAAAGCAGAAGCCTTTACTGGAACAGCGCAGCTTAGCTTCTACGACATTTTCTTCCTGGACTCGACGATATTTTCCTCGTTCTTTAACCAAGATTCCAATTCGTTCTAAGGCATCTAAGACAATTTGCAATTCCTGAATGCTTTCTTCATCTTCACAACCGAGTTTTTTTTCTAAAACTTTAGCAGCGACTAATTTATCTTCACTGAAATGGGATAGTAATGTAGCGATTGAAAATTCCATCTAAAATAATCCTTCCGTGTTTAATTGTGATTTTCCGAGCAACGGCTTTTACGAGCTACTATTTTTTAGCATCGCTAATGAGAAAACCCAACTTAAAAATGTCAGCCATCAATCGATCGCAAACCGTTGCGTTAACAACCGATTGTTCCCAGCTAACTTTGCGATCGGGTAAATTTTCTCATCATGCAGTTTTCTAAATCTATCATTGGCAGATCGAGAGGCGACATACAAGATTCGGCTATAAGAACCGTCGTAATGCAAAAAAAATTTTCTAGCTTTTTACTTGGCTAGGGAGGACTCTAGCTGGCGGTTATCGTTCCGTGCGCTCTAGGTTCGCGCGGCTGCGATAACTTTGTGAAGTTGCAGCTAGCTAAAAAATTACTTTGTCCGCAGGGAGTTATAGCCCTATTATAATTTTGAGAGCTATCTCTCAGCAAACTAGAATAGTTTAAGCGTTTTAAGGGCTAGCGCTGAGGTTTTATTATTGTCAAACTGTAGATAACCCCTCAGCATTTTTTTCCAGAGGACATTTCATTTAGTCTTTAATTTTACCAATAGAGGAGACATTTTGCTTCTCTTTTCTTCAACCTTTAAGCTCAATTAGTACTAAATTAGTACTAAGATCTCATTGTTTGAGCGAGATAATTTTTTAGTCAGAAAAATCGTATTATGTTGACGCAATTCCGAAAACGCTATCCTCACGCCAGTCTCATTAGCGAGCTAGTGCAAATCGATCGCGACAAATACATCGTCAGAGCTTTGGTACAAGTGGGAGGCATGACCATCGCTACAGGTTTAGCTGCTGCCGATACAGTCGAACAAGCAGAAGATCGGGCAAGAAGTAGAGCTTTAGCCATTCTGGAGATCGACGAGGCAATAGTCGTTCCCTCAGAAGTTACAGTAACAAAAACTCCGAAAGTTGAAAGCGTCAAAACAAGAGAACCTCAAACAGCCGTTTCTCAACCGCTTGAAAAAATCGATCGCGCCGAAATTTCCCCATCTCAAAGTTCCGCAACCAACCGACTCCGAACCATTTCGGACTCGCTTGCAGTCGCCCAAAGGGACATCCGTGCCGCTCAAAGGAATTCGGGAGATAACTTGGAGGAGGACGCACTCCGCTTGTCCGGGCGAGACTGCACTCCAGCGTCCGTCCAAGCTCAAGATAAAGTTGAATCGCCCGAATCGCTACCTTTACTATCTAACGGAGCCACTTCCCCTCAAACCACTGGCGCGTTTGCCAAGTCCGAGGGATCCCAGGAGAATGTTAGTTTCCGCGAATCTATGACCTCAGATCTTGAGGAAGCTCGCTTAAGCTTTCAGGAAACTGCCACAGAAACTGCCGAACTGGGCGAGGTAGTCTCCGGATCTCCTCAACTTCCCCTGGAAACTGCAACTCCATCGCCCACCTTATCTTTTGATGAGATGATGCTCCAAACCACCGTTCAAATGAAGCGTTTGGGTTGGACGGACAAACAAGGGCGCGAATACTTGATAGAAGCTTACGGAAAGCGATCGCGCCACTTGCTCAACGATGAAGAACTGCTCGACTTTCTTCGCTATTTGGAGAGTTTACCCAGTTAGTAAGGCTTTTATGCAGAAGGCAATTACCAGTGATTCGATGATTCGATGAAAGAATTGGGGATGGTTAGTGGATAGTAGTTAGTAGGAGCAGCTTTATCTAAAAACCCTAGAGATTTACCTACAGTTACTGTCAAAAACCCGCCCGTATAGGGGTTAGTAGTTTGTCTTCTTCCTTGTCCCCCAGTCTCCCACTCTCCCAGTCACCTTCTCGCCTAATTCCCAATTACTGACCATTAACTGCTGCGGGTGGATGGCTAGCAGAGGGGCGGCGATTAATCACTTGGTCGATTAACCCGTAGGTTTTTGCTTCCTCCGCAGACATGAAGAAATCGCGTTCGGTATCTTCTGCGATTTTGTCTAGGGGTTGTCCCGTGTGGCTGGCAAGATGCTCATTGAGCAAGTTTTTGAGGTAAAGAATTTCCTTGGCTTGAATTTCAATATCAGTCGCTTGTCCCTGGGCACCTCCCAAAGGCTGGTGAATCATGATCCGAGAATTAGGAAGACTCATGCGTTTGCCTTTTGCCCCGGCACTGAGGAGAAAAGCGCCCATACTAGCTGCTAATCCGATGCAAATAGTGCAAACATCTGGACGAATTTGATTCATGGTATCGAAGATTCCCAGACCTGCCGATACGGAACCGCCGGGAGAATTGATATACAGATAAATATCTTTCTCAGGGTCTTCTGCTTCTAAAAATAACAATTGGGCAACGACTAGGTTAGCCGACTCATCTGTAACTTGCTGCCCTAAAAAGACAATTCGCTCTCGCAGCAGTCGAGAGTAAATGTCAAATGCGCGTTCGCCACGACCTGAAGTTTCAATTACGGTAGGAATCATTGAGTTTCTATCTTTTGTCCGACTTCTCTTTGATTGTAACGATTGTTGTGTCGATTCGCGATTCGAGGATCTTCTACTTTTTTCCACTTAGAAAGAAACAAAATCTTGCTTCGATCGGTCGAATTTCTTTTAATTTTGGGACTGACATGGCGCGATCGCGCCAATTATTCTAAACAATATCAACCTACTCGCAAAAAGTTTTTTCTCGCTAATCTCGAATTCGAGTTTTCTCCTATTGTCATGGTTTTCCTCTTGCCAACCCACCCTGCTGCCAAGCAGGGTTTTTCATTGCTAGGGATAGCAAAGCAGGGGAGGTAGGCGAGGATAGAGGGAATTTACGCAGGAGTGACTAGCTGCTCTTGGGTTGGCTTTCTGTATTCGGCGACCAGTTGGCGGAACTGGTCTCCCTCAATAGTTTCCTGCTCGATCAACAGATCGACCAACTTATCGACCAAGGCGCGATTTCCCTGGATAATTGCTTGGGCATGTTGGCGACAATGGCTGATAATCTCTCGTACCTGCGCGTCGATGCGAGAGGAAATTTCTTCTGAATATTCAGCTCGTTTGTTGACGAGATCGTTGCCCAAAAAGACCGCTTCGTTCTCGCCCTCAAGGGCTACTAGCCCCAACTCAGACATGCCAAAGCGAGTGACCATTCGCCGCGCCAGATAAGTAATTTTCTCTAAATCGTTACCTGCTCCCGTAGTGACTTCGGACTCGCCAAAGATAATTTCTTCAGCAACTCTTCCGCCCAAGAGTCCGGTAATGCGAGCCAATAGTTGCGCTCGCGAAATCAAGCCCTGTTCTTCATCGGGTGTAAACCAGGTTAACCCTTTGGCTTGTCCCCTGGGAATTAGGGTCACTTTTTCCACCGGATCGTGACCCGGACACAGCGTTCCGACGATCGCGTGACCGATTTCGTGATAGGCAATCAGGCGCTTAGCTTTGCTATCGACCAAGGGAGTTCCTTCCATCCCGGCGACGACGCGATCGATCGCGTCGTTAACTTCTTGCATGGTCATCGCC
It includes:
- a CDS encoding ribonuclease R family protein; its protein translation is MEFSIATLLSHFSEDKLVAAKVLEKKLGCEDEESIQELQIVLDALERIGILVKERGKYRRVQEENVVEAKLRCSSKGFCFAIQDDEDADDIYVRESHLSNAWNGDRVLVKIIKEGSRRRSPEGEVKLILERANPSLLAQVKRDDSKYRAVPLDDRLLFELDLKQNGNNLEEAVNHLVHVSVVRYPIGQYGPLGKVTRILGSDAEAAADTDIVCCKHDLPQTFMPEVLKAAEQLSEASISAEIKKRKDLRKLLTFTIEEYIERDHPPFIENAFTLEKLRGKKWQLGIHISDVAHYIEPDSPLDKAAKKRGTAIYLGQKVLPLFPEAVTRLCSFAPDENRLAISVLMTFDETGQLLEYETLPTVISVDHQLSYQQVQSLLNNPEVIEPEMAEVVDRLKQLFFNLSPLIKAQRIQRGSFEILSETSCPYKDEGRIGAILVSSSLPVRSLLTELTVLAGKAVADHLFALGVPGIYCAQPEPDWDELEDVLKLANNLGLDQRLESDEEITSRDYQNLTQAFSKAPCVRILNHLLLSTLKSAKYSSHPAPHFGLAYKDCYTHCLSPGQRYADLLVQRVLKTVLTEGRDRRQKQAKTGVNLGSSTSHGKINWNVLPPQTQEKLEEELHAIVSHLNDREKLAEDAEKDLQGLKKAEKMKERTGQVFRGLITGVQSYGFFVEIEDLLVEGLVHVSSLKDDWYEYRSRHSCLVGRKNRIAYRLGDEVEVEVKSVDYYRQQIDLVTVGGGSAASNEDLEED
- a CDS encoding DUF3153 domain-containing protein translates to MKTEKKIRKNPFRLLLPFVLCLLTLLTGCVRYEVGINFDHQHRGEIVQHIKLEQQLTTLGGSEAIKWLNSIERRAEQLQGKTERISPQEIVVTIPFGNGQELAKKFNQFFKADEQVPSGTVASETLDLVQLNSQMFVQQNNWLIVERNKLNLNVDLRALGVLSKQGNIIVSPGSLIDLELALNTPWGARTTENNFLTPEVGETKNQLIWHLQPGQINTIEVVFWAPNYMGLGTIGIALLMLAGFYLKYGRLPWVEEARAAIGN
- a CDS encoding SGNH/GDSL hydrolase family protein, translating into MSYKLPIAAASIAIALGTIGQLPVGATTLNFDELVIFGDSTSDVNNFYNLSGGAEGSFLQPPFYAQGRFSNGPIWVEYLAQDLNFTPETIDNFALGGSTSGSSNIGFPGIPAGLEQQIDLYTALLLGQPANPNALYTLWAGNNDYFLRLNDLPTRPQQQRALVEATVGNLSDALTTLASLGAGNILVPNLADLSDTPLGRSTSPRSQNTLSQIIRRHNQRLSRELRRLSRQFSETNFIAFDVNALLNDATNRPEKFGLTNVTESCTNINLYQPPSILDPSQLTICNSPQTYLFWDSVHPTKTAHKIVADSALATLASELDDELTTASAIELASAPLAVSAEADEDIVSGARSVSGDRVSVPESNATMGLIAFSALGGLCVWRLRKTTVR
- the clpP gene encoding ATP-dependent Clp endopeptidase proteolytic subunit ClpP, which codes for MEKSRRSSNRESTQQSLQSKRSRTKDRNSMIPTVIETSGRGERAFDIYSRLLRERIVFLGQQVTDESANLVVAQLLFLEAEDPEKDIYLYINSPGGSVSAGLGIFDTMNQIRPDVCTICIGLAASMGAFLLSAGAKGKRMSLPNSRIMIHQPLGGAQGQATDIEIQAKEILYLKNLLNEHLASHTGQPLDKIAEDTERDFFMSAEEAKTYGLIDQVINRRPSASHPPAAVNGQ
- the ctpB gene encoding carboxyl-terminal processing protease CtpB, with the protein product MKQFPRLSCLCQKLLFGGAIATLAVGSLLAPASSSSSLPTPSRERSETQEKPSNTLDNSPKAVVDEVWQLVNSEFVDKEFNHRDWQKKRQELLSRDYANPKQAYKAIQDALQELGDPYTRFLAPDEFKMLTSQTSGEFTGVGLRLAVDKRTSDLIVIEPIKNSPAMKAGIKPGDRILRINGKPTALMSLEEASKELEGEVGSQVNLQVAQKDKGIVDVSLTRVEMEVPSVSYNLRQEGQIKVGYIKIDDFSSHAAEQTKQAIEDLGKQQVKGYVLDLRGNPGGLLFASVDIARMWMEKGDIVHIIDRQGGDRKTSANGTALTNLPLVVLVDDRSASASEILAGALKENKRATVVGTTTYGKGTVQSVHELSDGSGLAVTVARYYPPSMTDINHKGIKPDINLDLTMEQQLRLKNDPSLMGTGADPHYERAVSVLRTHNLSRNNPSSPQPMSSR